GGCCAGCGGCAACGACCCGTGCACCGCAGACGTCGACGCGGTACGCACCAGCGTCAACGACTGGCTCGAAGCCGACGGGCCCGAAATCGCCAACTACGCGTACGTCGAGCCGGACACCACCATCGGCACACCCGCCACCGCAACCTACTGCCCCGCCGCCGACACCGACTGCACCGCCGCCCTCAGCCCCCTGTCCATGGTCGGCACCAGCCGCAACAACGCCCCCTCCGACCCGGTCAACCTGACCAACGCCGCCACCGGCGCCCTCGCCAACGCCATCCTCGCCCCCCAGGACATCTGGGAACTCAACGACGGCACCGGCGCCAGCACCGCGGCCGACAACACCGTCGGATCCACCGGAAACCTGAACAACACCACCAGCACCGGAAGCCTCTACCTCGCCTACTCCGACCCATCCCTCAACCCCGGCGGAAACCCCCTGACCCTCAACGGGACGCAGGGCACCAACTACACATGGCCGACCGCCACCGTGGGCACCTTGACCGGACAGACGGTCCTGAGCCTCGACGGCACCAGCGGATACGCCACCACCTCAGGGGCCGTGCTCGACACCACGGGCAGCTACTCCATCAGCGCCTGGGTGAACCTCAGCCAGATCCCGACCGGATACGCCACGATCGCCGCCCAAGCCGGCACCCAGGCCTCCGGCTTCTACCTCCAATACGACCCGGACAACGCGGCATGGTGCCTGAACTTCATGTCCACCGACACCGCCGACCCGCCCGGCGCCTACCCCATCCCCTGCGCCTCCACGGCCCCCACAGCGCACACCTGGTATCACGTCGTGGCGACCTACAACGCCACCACGAATGCCGCCGTGCTGTACGTCAACGGCACACAGGCCGGTAGCGCCACCATCACCGACTGGTCCGCAACCGGTCCGCTGCTCATCGGCGCGGACCAGTACGACGCGAACATCGGCGACTTCTTCCCCGGAGAGATCAGCGACATCCAGACCTTCAACTACGCCCTGAGCGCACCGCAGATCACCGCGCTCTACCACCAGATCAACTAACGAGCGCGACTAGCCATGCCACACGCGGGGTCCCCGATCGCGGGACCCCGCATCCGCAATACCCCACTCCAGCCCTGCAGTGATACGTCACAGTACACTGATGATTGTGTCATCACTGCGCAACAAGTCCCAGTTCCCGGTACAGGTCCATCTACACTGGGCCCGCGTATACACTGCGCCGAACCCACACGCACTGATCTCGCACACAGGTGCCCGAAGAACGTAGGACCAGCCGCCGATGTCTCCCGTGCACCGCCTTCCCCGTGGTCGTCGCGCCACCATCATCTCGGCCGCCGTCGGCGCCGCACTCGTGGCCGGCTGCGCCGTGCTGCTCATCCCAGGACCCGACACCCACACGACAGCCGACACACGCGCCGCGAACTCCGCGATCGGTGACGGCTCCGGCGCGCCCACGGCCTCGACGACCGGCACGGCATCGGCCGGCGCATCGGCCTCGGCCTCGGCTTCAAGCTCCGCGTCCACATCTGCGTTCGCGTCGGCCTCGGCGTCAGCCTCCGGTTCCGCGACGCCGACCTCGAGCGCTGCGTTCTCCGGCCCGCCCAAGCTCTCGATCGGCTCCAGCCGGACCGTCGCCGGCACCCTGGCGCCGGCCTGGCCCGACCAGGGCCAGGCCGAGATAAACCTCGACGGCGGCGGCTCGATCAAAAGCTACGGACCCGTCGACAGCTCGCAGCCGATCGCCTCGGTCACCAAGACCATGACCGCCTACCTCATCCTGCACGACCACCCGCTCAGCCCGGGGCAGCAGGGCCCGAGCATCACCATCACCGCCGCCGACGTCGCCGCCTACAAATACGACGTCAGCGAGAACATGTCCTCGGTGCCCGTCAAAGCCGGCGAGCAGCTGACCGAGAACGAGGCGCTCCAGGCCCTCATGCTCGCCTCCGCCGACAACATCGCCGACGTCCTGGCCCACTGGGACACCGGCACCACCACCGACGACGCCTTCGTCAGCAAAATGAACTCCGAAGCCTCCGCCCTCGGCATGAGCCACACCCACTACGCCGACGCCTCCGGCTACGACCCCGACTCCGTCTCAACCGCACCCGACCAGATCACCCTCGCCCAACACGCCATGGGCCTCGGCTACTTCGCCCAACTCGTGGACCAGGGCAGCGCCAGCATCCCCGTGGCCGGCACCATCTCCAACTACAACAGCCTCCTCGGCTACGACGGCGTCAACGGCATCAAAACCGGCTCCACCGGCCAAGCCGGCGGCTGCCTCCTCTTCCACGCCGACTTCACCGTCAACGGCCGCACCCTCACCCTCTCCGGCGCCGTCCTCGGCCAGGACGCACCCACCGGCCAGGAACTCGGCGTCGGACTCGCCGCCGCGAAGACAGCGATATCCAGCACCGAATCCCAGGTCACCGCCCGCACCCTCATCCCCGCCGGCACCGCAGTCGCCACCGCACCCCTGGCCGACGGCACCACCGCCACCCTGCACACCACCGGCAACCTCACCGTCACCGCATGGCCCGGCGAATCCGTCACCCTGCGCCTGAGCACCTCAGGAACCACCCACACCCTCAAGGCCTACGCCTCCGACGGAACACTCCTCGGCACCACCACGCTCCAGTAACACAGAGCACTGATCGGGCTCTACCGCCGACCGAGATGGCGGCGGTAGATGCCCGGGCCCATGCATCCGGTCCCCGACCACGCGTTGGCCAGCGTCAAACCAGATCGATCGAGTCAGGAACGGGGGCTATGGACTCAGTCGACCTGGCCCGACCCGAAGTATTCAACATCGGGTTCGTAGTTGCGGCTGTCCGATCACAGGGCGATGGCACGGTGGGCGAGCGCGGCGTCGACGATCGCGGCGGCGTTGCCGTCGACGAGTTCGTCCGGCGGGTAGAAGATGAGGTCGCTGACGTGCGGGTGCGGTGTGTTCGCCCGCAGGAGCAGAAGGTAGTAGTCGGAGTCCGGGTCTACGGCTTGGATCCTGCGTACGATCTCGACCAGCTCGGATCTGGTGACATCGGGCACCCTTGGCCATGGCGGCCGCGCGGCTTCGCGGGCAAAGTCCTCAAGGCTCCGAGCGCCGTCGTATTCAAGGAAGGCATCGATTCCGTAATCGCGGCCCGCTGCCGCGCTGAACTCGGCCATCGCTGTGTCGGCTTCGGACCGCAGCCCCTGGTGTACCAGATCAGCGATCCGTGTGATCTCGGCGCCAATCTCGTCTATGCGCCATTGGTCGACGACCGGCGGCAGCAGCTCCTGGCGTAGGTCCACGCAGGGTATTGTGCCACCGTCACCAATCCAGAGGTTTTGAGCCCTGAACCAGATGAGCCACGCCTGGACCAGATCTCCTGAGTCAAGACCAGATTCACCGAGTCCGGACAGTAGAGGTGCACGGTCTTCAAGCAGAAACCGAAGTTCCGGCTCCGCCATCTGACGCATAATGACGGTTATGACCGAGACGAAGCGGGCGGTACAACAAGGCGTCCGAACCCGCCCTGGCCAGGCTCAGGGAGGTCAGCCGAGGTGGTTTGCGAACGGCCGGGACCTATACTGAGCCTTGAACTGCCCGATGAGCTCCTTCTCGGTATCCTCGGGGGACTCCCCTGCCGCTGTCACCCGCCACGCGATCAATACATCGGCATGGTCGGCCAACTGGAAGACACAGCAGCCGCCGACGTGGTTGTCCGCCGTACCGGCCCCAAACCGGCGGTACTCGCCGATCCGCCTGCGCAAACGGATGGCCTTCCCGATATAGACCACCTGCGCACCTTCCACCCACTTGCCCGTCAGCCCTTCCACCGGCACCGTGTGGTCACGCAGACC
This genomic window from Actinospica robiniae DSM 44927 contains:
- a CDS encoding D-alanyl-D-alanine carboxypeptidase family protein, with translation MSPVHRLPRGRRATIISAAVGAALVAGCAVLLIPGPDTHTTADTRAANSAIGDGSGAPTASTTGTASAGASASASASSSASTSAFASASASASGSATPTSSAAFSGPPKLSIGSSRTVAGTLAPAWPDQGQAEINLDGGGSIKSYGPVDSSQPIASVTKTMTAYLILHDHPLSPGQQGPSITITAADVAAYKYDVSENMSSVPVKAGEQLTENEALQALMLASADNIADVLAHWDTGTTTDDAFVSKMNSEASALGMSHTHYADASGYDPDSVSTAPDQITLAQHAMGLGYFAQLVDQGSASIPVAGTISNYNSLLGYDGVNGIKTGSTGQAGGCLLFHADFTVNGRTLTLSGAVLGQDAPTGQELGVGLAAAKTAISSTESQVTARTLIPAGTAVATAPLADGTTATLHTTGNLTVTAWPGESVTLRLSTSGTTHTLKAYASDGTLLGTTTLQ
- a CDS encoding GIY-YIG nuclease family protein — protein: MEFTWEALHESGFVGFVRLSESKAAEVPQGPGVYVVYRSSTVRPVFLPENKAGLRDHTVPVEGLTGKWVEGAQVVYIGKAIRLRRRIGEYRRFGAGTADNHVGGCCVFQLADHADVLIAWRVTAAGESPEDTEKELIGQFKAQYRSRPFANHLG